The Nomia melanderi isolate GNS246 chromosome 4, iyNomMela1, whole genome shotgun sequence genome segment ataaaacgaaaaaaaaaaggataTAAATAAAGGCCGTGTTCCATAATTTCAGTTAAGGAGAATATTGAGATTACCAGTGTAACGAGTTATAAGAAAACTGCGTCTAGTTATTACGGGATCAGTCTGATTCCTGTTTCACGTATCTGTTGTCACCCATTACTAGGCTGATATAAAGGGCATTTTTCTAGAAAACGTTTCGATTCCTTCGAAAAGCTTTGggtaaattatttgaataattgaaatacaaaaaaaaaggaaattataccTTGTACCGCAATGTGACGAGATGTatcatagaaatttattttgtatatacaaTTTGACAGATTGAAAGATGgtggaagaagaggaaggaataatttaattaattaggtACGGGATTAGCTCGGTCGTACAGCAACGCGAAAATGATAAATACGATGAAGACTACGAACTTCGCACTTATTTTCGCttaaatactcaatatttgTTGTAATTCATCCCTGAAACATTTGAATTACCAAATTATATTTCCTGTTcacaatgaatgaaataaaagaggATCAGGTGTcgctttttttgtttgtttgttttttttctttttaagaaaaaaaaaaggaaataatagtGATCAGCTGCAGCCACGGCCCTCCTATACTTCGGTATTATTGATGTGATTAAATCAAGATTATTAAATCTCGATAAAATTAGCTGAAATccttgtaaataatttatatttttaagaaaaatctgTTGACACAGAGAACTAGTCATATAGGTATATTCGAGTGCTAACAAACTAACACCGACCTTATTATGTCTTTTTGCATTTATAACACGTGCTTGGCCAAGAGAATACTGCTCCAATTTCGTACCTCGGTAAAAGAAATTTCAGTGACGCATTTCACTAAGCGAACGACTAACCATACTAgcgataaagaagaaaaaaactaTTACCAACAAcataaactttgatcttaagtATGTAAGTAGACTTATCGAAACTAAATTGAATGTGTATAGctttataattcaaattataaaatgagAGAAAAAAGTGCGACGACTGAATCTGGATATTATGAAAAGGGCTGTACGATGACAGTgataaataaatactataacTCGGAATTCCACTGCCTGAAATTTGTTTTTCGTTCATTGAAACTGTCACTCCTGTCTTCCTGATTGTTTCGGCTTCTGCTCCTATGTACATTGTACCTGGACATCTGTGGAAATAGGGAAACATGAGTTCGAAATAAtgtattctataaaaaatttatttatatgacCTTATAGTGGAAGGACAAACATGACTTGTCTTCGATGTAAAACACTTTTATGGATGGAGCATAATGAAAAAACGTCCTTACAAAGGGTTTTCTTATTAATTGatgttttttaaaacatttaataagacagagagagagagagagagagagagagagagagagagagagagagagagagagagagcgagagagagagatcgttGAAAGAGCGTATATGTGTTTGTAAAGAAAAGCGAGATTGTACATCTTCCGAGTTGTTTAGCTTAACACATTGCAAGCGTAATGTAATACTCTTACAACGCTAGGTCTTTGTTACATGATCAAACATAACGTTAAACAACATTATAagtgatgataataataacattttttaaaaagtactGCTTGTTTGGATACACATATCCAACAGAACCTTCCTGTACGATTCCCTTACCACAGAGAAATTGGTAAagtaatgtttcataaaaataagtaaCTTAATAGATTCAAATTTTCATAAGTATTTCATGATGATTACATAGAACAATGCTCCTCAATGAATCATGTTGCTATTAAATTTGATGGTGTTGTGTATATATTCATATACATATAgttattaaaatctttattgaGTAGAAAATAATTCACACATTTTAAGTACTCATACAACAGAAATAATTTTGACTGTAAGTGATCTGTGCAGAAATCGATGCATTCACATAAGAAAAACGTTAGTAGtaacttaaatattaatcatctATTTAATTAATCAGTAAAATGGAATTCtactatattaaaaattagaatcatTGAAAAGCATTGAGcacattatttaattgaatcagTGAACACGAACAATACGTCAGATGAAACTTAAGTACCATCTGTAGAGTGCGTACGATTTAACAGGTAATCAAGATCATGAGAGATACGATCCAGCATACCGCTCGTCGTAGCTTCGCAATTTGTGACCATGACTTCCGGTGCTTTTTCTTCCCCGTCCGGTTGTTTACGTTCTGTCGTATTAGCTATATCAGGAATAATGTTCACATGTTCTCTGGTCTTTAGTTCGTTCGTGGACAATAATTCGACGTCGCTTTTAACGGCCAAAGTGACGTCCGGCATACCGGTCAAACGGGACTCGACATCGGCACTGCACAAAACTTTAGCCGAGCTCTCCGGCGTCGGATTGTGAGGTATGAAAATTTGCTGGTTCTGCGGCTCGCGGTATTTCCCGTATTCTCGAAAGCTGCAGCATTCGTTGTTGCTGTAAGGTTCGCTCACGCAGTGCGACGTCCGCGGAGAAAATATGGCGTCGAACACGATCGCTTCTTGGTACTTCCGCGGGCTCGTGCTGTAATTCTCAAGATTTATGTCGTCAGAGTGATCGATGCGTATTTCTGGCAAGAATCGGCTTGCAACGGGGACGGAGGGCTTCGAGTATGAGGACGAAGACTCGTTCACGAACTCACGCATGTCTATACTACCGGCTGCAATTCCACGAGCTTCTATGTAGGACTCCCCCAAGACTAAGGATGATGGAGGTGGTGCCATGTCGTTTTCCACCTCTGCACCACTTTTCGAACACACTAACCAAAGGTTAAAAAACATTTGATTTCTAACAAGGTATTCAAAGATTTGCAGCTTAGGTTCCCAGTTGATATTTTGTTAGATTTCTAGATGTTAGCCATGCTCATTTAGAAGTGTGTTACGAGTACATTTAATTGCATACATTGCATAAGTCTAGGAGGAATAACAAtgctttacttttatttctaatttaatttgacGATTAACGAAACTCCCGAAAAGAATATGACTTGTACTTGGAAACCTCAACATTGACTGCAAGAACCTAGCTTCAGTTCAATATACTAGTCAACCTGTTTGTAGCCTACTTTTATGAAATACCTTTAATTGGCTCAGACGTTATCTCCTCTTCTGTGCTCTGTTTCCATGTCAGTTTCTTCAAGATCGAATCGACAATTGCTAATTCACCACTCACAATGTAGACCATTATTATGATGAACCCCTTTAAACATTGAGAATTATAAATTCGAACAGATAAGTATTGTTAGCAAGAAATGCTTACCAAAACAGAGGAAAGAGATGCAAATACATAGTGGAAGATAATAGAGGTGGAGTTTATGTAGAAGATGGAGGATGCTTCTATCGAGATTACACCACAAATGACAATAGCTGCACGATGAAGCATTCGTAGTCTGAATAAAAGGAATCATGTTAACTTTCATTCAGTCTATGAATATTGGTCAAGTGTGTTGGCACAGCTGTACCTTGATTCTATTGCCTCTTTCTTCATAACATTCTCTCCAACTAGAGCATGCGCTTTCTGCAAAATAcctaaatataataatgcaaATATGAGAAACATCATGGTGGCACAAGTTACAAATATATTGTAGACTCCACTGCCAAAGATCAGCCACCAGGATTCATGTCTCCACCTGGTGCTCTTATGTGTGAGTTCTGTAGTTAGCACTGCTAAGATGGGGACACCTATACCACATCAAAGTGTCATGTAATAGGAAGTTCAATCAAGaactttattcttttttacGTAATATAATCCTACCAGTAATGACTGCAATGACGGTAGGTTGAAAATGTTTGCTGTACTGGACTTGTGTTAATCCAGCATAAATGATCAGTGCTTCTGATATGGGTGCAGACATACCAATGAGAAGGAAAGCTTCTAAAGCTATTGCCACAATAGCATAGGAACTCTGAAATTAAACGGTATGTTCATGTTGAATCTAAAGTTCCATTAAGGTGTCCTCAGTACCTCTGGAAGATTACTGTACACAGCATAGATGAAAACAGCCATTGCTCCTACTAAAGCACTGCAACATTGAAGCTTCAAGAAGTTCAACCAATCACGATTTTTCCACCAGAAAGTTCCAAGAATGAGGGAAGACAAGAGACATTGAACTAAACAGCTGCCACAtccaaatattacaataaatgtaGTTTGTTCCTTCTTCGCTAACACTACTCTCACTGCTCGTGCTGTTAGAAAAATTGCAAAAGTCCCTGTGTTAGGACATAAGCAGTGAGTGGTAGCATCCCCTGGTACAGTATTCACTATGCAACTATTCAAATCCCAGCTGCCCGCATTGTCCAAGAGGCCACAAGACACATTCCAAAAACTGGACTGATTCTGTATATGTCTCATTTGCAAATCAACCCATATTTTGTTATGCTTATCTGGATTGAAAGCTGGCACCGCTACCATGATGACCCGAGAATTAATTCGAAACTCGAGATCAGTACCATCGCTacgaaaatgaaacatttcagtTAAGAAACAATTGAGCTGCATCAGGCTTTCGAGTTACTGAATTCACTCACTCAAGCTCCTTGACGTAAGTGATTGGAAGAAAGtgagatacatttttaaaaaccaCCACAATTCCATTAAGTCTGTTGTCAGACTTTGGattcctttgtttctttttccacAGTCTCACGGTTACTTTATCATCGTACCAATTCGGATATCTATAAGAAGTTAATCGAATCAAGAAAATACCCATGACTACTTTCTACAAACAATAATTACATAGAATCATCCACTGGGATCTGAAGTGAATGCGTAATACTATCAGCATTGTGTTGTTGCAACTCTTGAACATCCACCACCAAAGAAGATAAGGATAGATGTTTGTAAGGTTCACCGGACGCCTTTGACCAGTGCATTAAGCTTCGTTGTGTAATTTGAAAGAGCAACAGaactttctaaaaattattaaccATCAACCATCCATTTCTGTCTGCGACATTATCAGGATCACCTTACCTGTTGACTCAAGATCGAATTTTCATCGTCAAGTATTCGGCTGATAATGCGTATCAGAGCTTCTGTCGAGGCGTGTAAGTCTAATGGATCGACATTGTGTTGATAACGTTCGATTTCCGCCAGTATGCTCAATATGCGATCCCCTTCGCCAGGATAGAGTGGCAATCCACGTGACCGTAGGACTTCCCAAAAGGAGAATATCGTTTCTGATCCAGAGGTGTTCTGGTACCCCAGAGTAAGACTTTTAAACTACAAACAAACAGAGGAAAATTAACTTCTTCCCCAACGGTACCATTGAACTTCCAGTATATAATTGGCACCTTGTCGTACTGAGAAGTGAATGGTTTGTACAAACAATGAGAGAAGTCTGGTGTCTGCCATTCAGGTGTCGTAGCATCCTTCATTGAGCACAACCTGGATACTTTGTTACCTATGAAATGCTGAGGGCACTCGAGCAGTGCCTCTGTTCCAGGAACTGTATCGGGCCAAATTAAATCCTGTGATTTGCTTCTCTGACAAATTGGCACAAGGGTTCTATTAACTATCTCAACTCTAACGGACATGGACTTGTCCCCTACGTTGCAAGTGTATATGGCGGATTTCTGGAAGAGGAcagtaataaaacaatgaagACAAACAAAAGGATCAGCATTATACATATGCTCTGCCTAAATGTACTTGAGCGTTGGTGATCTTCAGTATACTCCCAGCTGGATAAAGATCCTCCCACACCTCGCTTCCAAGTTCCAGCTTGAGTAAAGCTTTATTCTTTGTCCAACCAAACCCTATCTCAATGTTGGGCATATTGGGCGTCATGCACGTCAACTGTGTGCTACCTCCCTGGAACAACGGTGAAGGAAGTTAGCAAACAAAGTCAGACAAATTGTCGCCGTATTACCTTGTTAATGGTAGCGCTCATAGGCATCACTTTCACATTGGGCTCATCCCTTACGTCGATGTAGATGCTTTTGCACTGTTGTACACTCCAGTCGACCACCTGGCAAGTGTACTGACCTGCGTCGAGCAAGCTCGCCTTTTCCACAGTCAACAAGGATGTGTGGAGGTCTGATCCATCATTAGGAAGATGCTTGTACCAGATTTTCCTAATGGACAAAGCCACGAATGATACTATAATTTAATTGGCAAGTAATACATGTTTGAGAGGAAGGTATAAACTCTCATGCTATACTTGCACCaggcatttcaatttttatattgagtTCCTTTATGTCTCCAGGTCTCTTTTACCTGATCAATTTACAATCTTGTCGAAGGACTAAGTTCTTTGGGATTAAATGTTAGAAGCGGTGTGAGATTGTTTTCCATTACCTGGTAGCTTTGCTCATGTTCACCAGCATGTTGTCCTTGTACCAGGTAAAGTTCAGGCTGTAACTGCCTTGAGCTGTACAGGACAAGACAAACTGGTCCCCGAGATGAACTTCTCGCTCGTTCACCTGATTCAGGCGCAGGCTCTGAAGGGTGACAATTAATCATAGAGACTTGCAaggattaaattgtaaataatggtCCCCTCGTTATATGCTACCCTCTAACATAGCTACCTACTCGGATCTACAAGAGGGTGgacaaaaataatttgaaaaggtAAAACACAATTGTCCATATAAATTGTCAAATGTCACTAATGGCAGGACACCGTGTACTTATGTCAAGGCAACATATAACAACGGTGAAGATTCATCGAAGGGTACCTGCAACTTAAGGGCTGGCTTCTGCTGAAAGGTGAAGTGAGTCGACTCAAGTGAAATCTCGCTAAGTCGTCGACGCTGCACCAACCTGTTGAGGGACTCTCGAATCTTGTCCCCATCCTCCGAATTCCCAAAGAAATGGAAAGTGATCTCGGACGTGGGTCTGCGTAATTAATCTCATTCAATGACGACTCTCTAATTCTCTCTTATCGATACACAATGAGTTTTAATTCGCTGCGACGCAGGCGTTCGGCAGTCTACGCGGTAACTGAcctttttattgtttaatgtaCCTACTCACGTCACGCTCAGGATTTGTAAATCCTCCATAGACGAGATATTGGAGTGCCTCAAGTACTTGGTAAGCTGCAAAGAGACGAAAACGAATGAAGAAGCGGTGGGTACTTCTTGCATAGAaggaacaacaacaacaacaacaacaacaacgagtAGTTGGAACATCTctttatttccataaaaaagaGTACAATGAAAACTCCTCAACGGATCAAGATAACTCCATTAGTCGATTTGTCGAGCAACGTGGCAGCAAGCGACACGACAAACGGTATCTTGCAATGGAACGGATTAGAGATACCAGTGAATCACAGAGTCACTGTCGTTAATTACACACACGCAATTACAAAATAGTGCGATAACAGTTCTCGcaatcaataattacaaaaataatcgcCTCCTATTTCTCATACTCATCGTCACGATCTAGCCAGCTACAGCAGTAAGTTCCTTCTTAAAACGTTACTCCTCGCCTGTGCtgtttaacaattaattattcggCAACGTCCGACGGCTCGAGTAGAAGCTTGTCGAACGTCCGACGGACGTTCGCGGCGGTCGATATCCATCGAAGAGAGCAGATACTTCCATTGGCCTCGAGTACGCTAATCCGTGCGTGTTCCTAACGGCCCGTCGAACACCGTTGACTCGATTAACAAAAAAGTCGACACCGGACGCCCCCCGTCGATCCGACGGCGCGTCGCAGGTTCACCGTCTCGGCGTAAACAATCACGCGACTGAGCCCAGTCGAGACTAAATTCGTTTCGGTGGCTTCCCAAGCGGTCGCGGGATTCACTCAGGCGGATCGAGGAAATATGGATCGTCGTTGGAGATCAACACGCAGGACAGATCGCCGCTGCCCGGGCACAGGTGGTTCCGTATCCTCTCCCTGGAGACTCGTAACACCTTGATCCCCGTCTCACGGCAATAGGCTTCCAGTAGGATCATCTGCAGGTGGCTAGCCGAGTCCATGTCTGTGTCGAACGGCACCAGGCAGATTGTGCCCTGGCTGTTCTCGCATTCTTTGGACGCCAGGGCCCGCAGCGTGGGCAGCATGCCGCAGGTTATGGTCCCCTTAGGGCAAGCATCTTTCTCCGTCCATAGCGGTCCACTAAAAGTTTAATTGAGAAATCAATTTCCTGGACTCAGAGTCTCAGACGTTAGGTACATAGTTAATCACCGTCATCCAAGTaaacacgttgcgtaccggtaacgagaaatctcgtttttatgtgaaGAAACTTAgctgtaactttgctaattaccacggcattgaagaaatataaaatttaattcgaatcgattctctacttaaaatatattacataatgatatccgagtttttctatgtatagcgatacaAGTtgactgaaaattgccatcagaattcagttttccgGAAAGTACGCAATGTGCACAACGAGCATAAATGTTacgttctaattaaatattgctcTGTTATCGAATACTATATTGCAAACGAATAGTGCaatagaatatgaaaatttgtctCTTTTAAGTTATAGCTGAGGATGTTTCTTCGCGTAAGTTCTAAATTATATTTCGGTGTGCATGGTAATTAGCAAAATGACTCAGTAGAAATTACTGATGCTACTTGGAATTTGAGAACGATGAGCCCACGAGGCGTGACCGGTTAACTGGCTTATTTCGCGAATACACAAATATTCAATAGAAATGTAAGTTTACAGTGACAGGTACGTGACGCAATACAGCGCAAGAGTTATCGCCAAGAGAAAGTTGCCGATTAACGGACGAAAGTTTCAAATTCTGAAGAACTGTGAAAACCGAGAACGATCTATAGTCTCTCCGACGCTAGAACCGGCCACGTTTCTTGGAAGCGGCGCGACCAAGTGTCAGAGCATAACGTACCTTTCGGACACCGTGGAGCCGTACGCGTGCAAGCTCTGGCAGCGAGTCATATCCGTGAGTATCTCTTCTTTCTTCGGCGTTCTGGGGTTCCTCCCGGGCGTACCTCGTTTGCACACTTCACTGAACGTGGGAATTTTCTCGGCTGTGATTGCCAGGTTATCGCGAGGAACACACTGCTCGTCGATTCTCCACTGATTCACTGAGATCTCCGCTGTTCTCCGTTCGTCCGACGGGCACAAGTCACACGGCTCTGCTTACGCAACGGACGAAAGTTTCCCGTGTTCGGCTCGAAGCTATCCGGCACGATAAAGGGTTCTTTGCTGTTGCGCAGTTGCGAAGTTAACTGTGCGGAGCTCTGGGAACGAGTGACCTCGGCGGTCGGCGCGTGCCGCTTTTATACGcgcgccaccgccaccgccgcgccGCCTCACCGACGCGCGGATATTCCAGATAAAGCGCGGGGCGGCGAGCTTTTTATCGACACTCCGAGCAGCTTTACCGAGAAACGAAGTAACGCGAAGGACAAAAGCTTCCTGGTACTCGGCCGCACGCGACTACGCGACCTTTCTCAGCTTTCGaagcgtttaaccctttgcactcgagcggcgccttttGATCGCCGTTTGATTTGAAGAAAGtgatgaaatttagaattcaatatcagaTTTTGTATGATGTGTCGATGTATGGAGCATCGAAATTAAATAGTTATGTCGCTTAATTTTTGCaaggtgtttctttatgttGTGAAACATATTGATGTCTTgtaaagtaatgaatatttgttgaaatattctcgagtacaaagaaatggttatttcttatttatgttactattTTAATTTCGACTATTGTCTGAGTTGTCATCGCTGCTGTCCATTGTCTTTATTGCAGATGCAAGAGTGCttgaaccctttgcggtccaaagtgctcttggtttctcactttgaagTTCAAATCGACGTCAGTTCATTCAACGCActctaacccttagcactctagatggttttgtaatctgtcagcaactgcagctaatttttatagtacctccaatgaaaatggaaaatgctataatattccttcaatcttttctttccattctcagtgcaaaatttggatgtatggaaaatcgaataattttagggtagtttctttgattcattaaaatattcaatattacaactggtgcaatattggagcctacagagtgcaaagggttaatatgacgctctattcatagaaaaaaattaacccgttgcactcgagaggtgactctcagtgacGACacgattcgatacaacaaaactattgaatatttaatatttcaaatagaagtttgaattgctacgtgaaatatttgaatgaaacacctctgttgcttgatttatctataaattatcgttaaattagtttaacacagttaactggctaatgaaaatattcttttcaggaTGCCAGCAGCATCAACGCATCCTTCAGCGTTTCCCCAAGTTTTAGGCTGAAAAAATCGCGCCGCGTGCGAGCGCGTTCGGCCAGCCTACTACTATCGCTGATCGAAGTCGCAACGAACTAGACCGCGTGGAACGAGAGGAATTCCGACGCGATCCGCAGGAAAGTTGCCACGTCATGTCTAACGATTCAGCGGAGTCGTTCCGGGCCGCTCGGGGAGCTGCGCGTAGACAGTGTCCGGGTCAGGGACTTCCTGCGTCCGTTCACAGAAGTTGTACCGACCCGTTGTGAAAGATTCGCCTCTTCGGCGCGTACCGGGTGGAAGAGACAGGGGTGAAGAGGGAGGAAGGTGCGTGACGCAGCAATTCTCCCGGGCAAACTGGTTTCACTGCGTGCGGAACGTTAGGCTCGCGGAATTTCTGGTCTAACCGACTCTGCCCTGTTCCTTTGCGACGCAATCGAGACGAAtcgaccctttgcggacggacgtcGGCGTTTCTGGGAGATGAggtgttcgtatttggaagactaagtcgcagagaaatgatttaaccctttgcactatgagcaatttttaatataacttttcagcaactccgaatcagttttaatatgaactatcagctacgagcgtggctctgtaaaagatttaagactctgttttgttattaaaaaacagCGTATACATTTTAACGTTATGTTTGACTAAAAAGGAAGTTGTAAACTTATCTTAGAATGTCGCCGTTGCGgcgacaacggagtgcaaagggttaattgctctGGCAGCAAGAGAGCagctcgtagtttccttttttcctgttaattaattgatatttaaattcgcTTGTTGAAGACTTTGTAGATTTCAAAGCGTCTTCGTTCAAAGCAACCGAGTCATTTAGCTCGACCTAACTTTTAGAATGCTTATAAATGTTACTATTCAAACACTATTGGCTTTCTATCTACATTTCAGAACACTTCTAATCTTCGTTTGCTTGTA includes the following:
- the LOC116428347 gene encoding uncharacterized protein LOC116428347 isoform X1, yielding MRLTVSRSISLIPLWCLTLIEASSTAEVSCGDRLTAPRGVIQTPNFPAAFPVPIKCRWLIDVSDIPATNSSIVLYLTQVYVYKGLRFTEYAYYESESMNFGAALVKEITEGNVFEFRWIRTFRPFLVVEFELDQLEGNHVRVLDDLLDVYGFNVTYQMTEVEPNPDSCSVQRCSFTGNCLLSADYTNFWCDCFEDFNGRNCNEGPLCFDDRQEPVCQNGGTCRQIGAKAMNCHCPDGFVGRRCQIRLLDTWDPECRPENCIMQCPFEDGEPACACKNGTRIYNNRSRYECRIKLSNVTSLRAGSVVHQGSLESYLSKQLTKYLRHSNISSMEDLQILSVTPTSEITFHFFGNSEDGDKIRESLNRLVQRRRLSEISLESTHFTFQQKPALKLQSLRLNQVNEREVHLGDQFVLSCTAQGSYSLNFTWYKDNMLVNMSKATRKIWYKHLPNDGSDLHTSLLTVEKASLLDAGQYTCQVVDWSVQQCKSIYIDVRDEPNVKVMPMSATINKGGSTQLTCMTPNMPNIEIGFGWTKNKALLKLELGSEVWEDLYPAGSILKITNAQKSAIYTCNVGDKSMSVRVEIVNRTLVPICQRSKSQDLIWPDTVPGTEALLECPQHFIGNKVSRLCSMKDATTPEWQTPDFSHCLYKPFTSQYDKFKSLTLGYQNTSGSETIFSFWEVLRSRGLPLYPGEGDRILSILAEIERYQHNVDPLDLHASTEALIRIISRILDDENSILSQQKVLLLFQITQRSLMHWSKASGEPYKHLSLSSLVVDVQELQQHNADSITHSLQIPVDDSIYPNWYDDKVTVRLWKKKQRNPKSDNRLNGIVVVFKNVSHFLPITYVKELDDGTDLEFRINSRVIMVAVPAFNPDKHNKIWVDLQMRHIQNQSSFWNVSCGLLDNAGSWDLNSCIVNTVPGDATTHCLCPNTGTFAIFLTARAVRVVLAKKEQTTFIVIFGCGSCLVQCLLSSLILGTFWWKNRDWLNFLKLQCCSALVGAMAVFIYAVYSNLPESSYAIVAIALEAFLLIGMSAPISEALIIYAGLTQVQYSKHFQPTVIAVITGVPILAVLTTELTHKSTRWRHESWWLIFGSGVYNIFVTCATMMFLIFALLYLGILQKAHALVGENVMKKEAIESRLRMLHRAAIVICGVISIEASSIFYINSTSIIFHYVFASLSSVLGFIIIMVYIVSGELAIVDSILKKLTWKQSTEEEITSEPIKVCSKSGAEVENDMAPPPSSLVLGESYIEARGIAAGSIDMREFVNESSSSYSKPSVPVASRFLPEIRIDHSDDINLENYSTSPRKYQEAIVFDAIFSPRTSHCVSEPYSNNECCSFREYGKYREPQNQQIFIPHNPTPESSAKVLCSADVESRLTGMPDVTLAVKSDVELLSTNELKTREHVNIIPDIANTTERKQPDGEEKAPEVMVTNCEATTSGMLDRISHDLDYLLNRTHSTDGT
- the LOC116428347 gene encoding uncharacterized protein LOC116428347 isoform X2; this encodes MRLTVSRSISLIPLWCLTLIEASSTAEVSCGDRLTAPRGVIQTPNFPAAFPVPIKCRWLIDVSDIPATNSSIVLYLTQVYVYKGLRFTEYAYYESESMNFGAALVKEITEGNVFEFRWIRTFRPFLVVEFELDQLEGNHVRVLDDLLDVYGFNVTYQMTEVEPNPDSCSVQRCSFTGNCLLSADYTNFWCDCFEDFNGRNCNEGPLCFDDRQEPVCQNGGTCRQIGAKAMNCHCPDGFVGRRCQIRLLDTWDPECRPENCIMQCPFEDGEPACACKNGTRIYNNRSRYECRIKLSNVTSLRAGSVVHQGSLESYLSKQLTKYLRHSNISSMEDLQILSVTPTSEITFHFFGNSEDGDKIRESLNRLVQRRRLSEISLESTHFTFQQKPALKLQSLRLNQVNEREVHLGDQFVLSCTAQGSYSLNFTWYKDNMLVNMSKATRKIWYKHLPNDGSDLHTSLLTVEKASLLDAGQYTCQVVDWSVQQCKSIYIDVRDEPNVKVMPMSATINKGGSTQLTCMTPNMPNIEIGFGWTKNKALLKLELGSEVWEDLYPAGSILKITNAQKSAIYTCNVGDKSMSVRVEIVNRTLVPICQRSKSQDLIWPDTVPGTEALLECPQHFIGNKVSRLCSMKDATTPEWQTPDFSHCLYKPFTSQYDKFKSLTLGYQNTSGSETIFSFWEVLRSRGLPLYPGEGDRILSILAEIERYQHNVDPLDLHASTEALIRIISRILDDENSILSQQKVLLLFQITQRSLMHWSKASGEPYKHLSLSSLVVDVQELQQHNADSITHSLQIPVDDSIYPNWYDDKVTVRLWKKKQRNPKSDNRLNGIVVVFKNVSHFLPITYVKELDDGTDLEFRINSRVIMVAVPAFNPDKHNKIWVDLQMRHIQNQSSFWNVSCGLLDNAGSWDLNSCIVNTVPGDATTHCLCPNTGTFAIFLTARAVRVVLAKKEQTTFIVIFGCGSCLVQCLLSSLILGTFWWKNRDWLNFLKLQCCSALVGAMAVFIYAVYSNLPESSYAIVAIALEAFLLIGMSAPISEALIIYAGLTQVQYSKHFQPTVIAVITGVPILAVLTTELTHKSTRWRHESWWLIFGSGVYNIFVTCATMMFLIFALLYLGILQKAHALVGENVMKKEAIESRLRMLHRAAIVICGVISIEASSIFYINSTSIIFHYVFASLSSVLGFIIIMVYIVSGELAIVDSILKKLTWKQSTEEEITSEPIKGIS
- the LOC116428352 gene encoding uncharacterized protein LOC116428352 → MTRCQSLHAYGSTVSESGPLWTEKDACPKGTITCGMLPTLRALASKECENSQGTICLVPFDTDMDSASHLQMILLEAYCRETGIKVLRVSRERIRNHLCPGSGDLSCVLISNDDPYFLDPPE